The following coding sequences lie in one Arachis ipaensis cultivar K30076 chromosome B03, Araip1.1, whole genome shotgun sequence genomic window:
- the LOC107630047 gene encoding glycerophosphodiester phosphodiesterase GDPDL3 — MWSSSSMQQPLLLQLLVVQSLLVAVVLAQRSTTPAWNTLTGNRPLVVARGGFSGLFPDSTSPAYQVALSTSVSDVLLWCDVQLTKDGFGLCLADVKIDNDTDIANFYPNKSTTYSVNGVRSTGYFSVDYTSDQLANVSVVQAIYSRTNLYYGLPILTVDDIAALSKPQPSIWMNIQHDAFFSQHKLSMRSFVLAASKRVVISYISSPEVGFLRSITSRLPKVTKLVFRFMGQDVVEPSTNQTYGSLLKNLTFIKTFASGILVPKGYIWPVDSGLYLQPHTSLVSDAHKAGLEVFASDFANDNLISYNYSYDPLAEYLQFIDNGDFSVDGVLSDFPITPSEAVDCFAHLGTNATKKVNTLVISKYGASGDYPACTDLAYTKAISDGVDILDCPVQLSKDGVPFCLSSIDLIETTNAAQSTFSTLATTIPEIKSGNGIFTFSLTWDNIKSLTPSILNPYTNYSLKRNPKNRNAGEFVTLSDFLSLAKNRTSLSGVMIIVENAAYLAKKQGLGVIDSVMNALSKAGYDKPGPQKVMIRSTSSSVLLKFKEKTNYELVYEVDETISNADNAAIADIKRFASSVVINKDSVFSQDVLFLTGTTKTVSKLKSSNLSVFVETFSNEFPSQAWDFFSDATEEINSYVTGAEIDGVITDFPKTANRYRRNKCLNLGNKTPPYMAPAQPGALFQAIPPGAAPPAPAPLPPLTVSEVIEPPLPAVSKISPSPAPAGTKTGGQGNAQSRVTICAALFSFPVLLASLLLI, encoded by the exons ATGTGGAGCTCAAGTTCTATGCAGCAACCGTTgcttctccaacttcttgttgTTCAGTCGCTTCTTGTAGCTGTGGTTTTAGCTCAGAGATCCACCACACCCGCTTGGAACACACTCACTG GAAATCGTCCGTTGGTCGTAGCGCGAGGTGGTTTTTCAGGGCTATTTCCTGATTCCACAAGCCCTGCCTACCAGGTTGCATTATCAACCAGTGTATCTGATGTCCTACTGTGGTGTGATGTGCAATTAACAAAAGATGGATTCGGCCTTTGCCTTGCAGATGTCAAGATTGATAATGATACTGACATTGCAAACTTTTACCCAAACAAGAGTACTACTTACTCAGTAAATGGTGTCCGCTCCACTGGCTACTTTTCCGTGGATTATACATCAGATCAGCTAGCCAATGTCTCTG TGGTTCAGGCAATATATTCTCGAACTAATCTGTATTATGGCTTGCCAATTCTAACTGTTGACGATATAGCTGCTTTATCAAAACCACAACCAAGCATATGGATGAATATTCAG CATGATGCATTCTTTTCGCAACACAAGTTGAGTATGAGAAGCTTTGTACTTGCAGCTTCTAAAAGGGTAGTTATCAGTTATATCTCGTCACCGGAGGTTGGCTTTTTGAGAAGTATAACATCACGGCTCCCGAAAGTAACGAAGTTGGTATTCAGGTTCATGGGACAGGATGTTGTAGAACCATCAACTAATCAAACTTATGGTTCACTCTTAAAGAATCTTACATTTATCAAGACATTTGCTTCTGGAATTCTTGTTCCCAAGGGATACATATGGCCCGTAGATTCAGGCCTTTATCTGCAGCCTCATACCTCATTGGTCTCAGATGCGCATAAAGCAGGGCTGGAAGTTTTTGCATCTGATTTTGCAAATGACAATCTAATTAGCTATAATTACAGTTATGATCCTCTTGCTGAGTACCTCCAATTCATCGACAATGGTGACTTTTCTGTTGATGGTGTGCTATCTGACTTCCCCATAACACCATCTGAAGCTGTTG ATTGCTTTGCACACCTTGGAACCAATGCCACAAAAAAAG TTAACACTTTGGTTATATCAAAATATGGAGCAAGTGGAGATTATCCTGCTTGTACCGACTTAGCTTATACAAAAGCCATATCAGATGGTGTGGATATTCTCGACTGTCCAGTTCAATTGTCTAAAGATGGAGTACCATTTTGCTTGAGTTCCATTGATCTTATAGAGACTACGAATGCTGCTCAGTCAACCTTCAGCACACTTGCCACAACTATCCCAGAGATTAAGTCTGGCAATGGCATATTTACATTCAGCTTGACTTGGGATAACATAAAAAGCCTGACCC CCTCAATATTGAACCCCTATACCAATTATTCATTGAAAAGAAATCCAAAGAATAGGAATGCTGGGGAATTTGTAACATTATCGGATTTCCTATCCTTGGCAAAAAACCGGACTTCTCTGTCAGGTGTCATGATCATTGTTGAG AATGCAGCATATCTGGCAAAGAAGCAGGGGCTAGGTGTTATTGATTCAGTCATGAATGCTTTGAGCAAAGCAGGTTATGATAAACCGGGACCACAGAAAGTTATGATTCGATCCACTAGTAGCTCTGTACTACTGAAGTTCAAGGAGAAGACCAATTATGAGCTTGTCTATGAGGTTGATGAGACTATCAGCAATGCAGATAATGCCGCCATTGCGGATATAAAACGCTTTGCAAGTTCTGTGGTTATCAACAAGGATTCTGTATTTTCTCAGGATGTTCTCTTCTTGACAGGCACTACAAAGACTGTGTCAAAACTAAAATCTTCTAACCTCTCGGTTTTCGTGGAAACATTCAGCAATGAGTTTCCTTCTCAGGCATGGGATTTCTTCTCAGATGCAACTGAGGAGATCAACTCATATGTTACAGGAGCAGAAATTGATGGTGTCATCACAGACTTCCCAAAAACTGCAAATAGATACAGAA GGAACAAGTGCTTAAATTTGGGTAACAAGACACCTCCTTACATGGCACCTGCTCAACCAGGTGCTCTTTTTCAAGCCATTCCGCCCGGCGCAGCACCACCGGCTCCTGCACCGCTTCCACCTTTAACAGTCTCTGAAGTGATAGAGCCACCACTTCCCGCAGTTTCCAAAATATCCCCATCTCCGGCTCCTGCCGGAACCAAGACAGGAGGTCAGGGGAATGCACAGTCCAGGGTCACCATCTGCGCCGCCTTGTTTAGTTTCCCCGTGCTACTAGCTTCCCTTCTTTTGATTTGA
- the LOC107634308 gene encoding uncharacterized protein LOC107634308 produces MAQSKDDITYGTAQARVSDDEALRVAYKHGTPLEAGKIAESEPVDLFQSAHNISKSSATQDSSSQEKRDSNNKEASSTEFVTGAPDLPKKVPPTMAHK; encoded by the coding sequence ATGGCACAGAGCAAAGATGATATCACGTATGGAACTGCACAAGCAAGGGTATCAGATGATGAAGCGTTGAGAGTAGCTTACAAGCATGGCACGCCACTGGAAGCAGGAAAGATCGCCGAATCTGAACCTGTTGATCTGTTTCAAAGTGCTCATAATATTTCTAAGAGCAGCGCCACGCAAGATTCTTCTTCTCAGGAAAAACGTGACTCTAACAACAAAGAAGCAAGTTCTACGGAGTTCGTTACTGGTGCTCCGGACTTGCCTAAGAAAGTGCCACCCACAATGGcacataaataa
- the LOC107632760 gene encoding anther-specific proline-rich protein APG-like produces MRKKTIAKRAPREKVFKLPTKSSTRSQDRTFTPSPSPPTSPPRYDPMARTKNTPRFPASAKPTPPPKATPSKPGSSKPSSAKPSSSKGKRPATEEPIPEPTQPKFRSVPMRSQRGNTRVPLKNVKEPEIGPFDHKAHFLTSHSNYNPYRFKSAMNNDFYEGVIQYRTICPSFLADLPSLKRKDDSTALSTEGTSISTEKKSTLLNVVRDVAQEFVSQSNHLIELSKEKRKLASKLENFLKKSRDRVAVLMTFIDNLQNDEDIATDIEEEAASEGNGSDA; encoded by the exons atgaggaagaaaaccattgcAAAAAGGGCTCCTCGTGAAAAGGTTTTCAAGCTACCCACAAAGTCTTCCACTCGCTCTCAAGACCGCACCTTTaccccttctccttctcctcctacctctcctcctcgcTATGACCCCATGGCTCGGACCAAAAATACTCCAAGGTTTCCTGCCTCTGCCAAACCGACGCCACCACCAAAGGCCACACCTTCCAAGCCTGGCTCCTCAAAACCGAGTTCAGCAAAGCCTAGCTCCTCCAAAGGCAAACGTCCGGCGACTGAGGAACCCATTCCCGAACCAACACAACCAAAATTCAGGTCGGTTCCAATGCGTTCTCAACGAGGTAACACACGAGTCCCTCTCAAAAATGTTAAAGAACCAGAAATTGGACCTTTTGATCACAAAGCTCACTTTTTGACCTCTCATTCAAACTATAATCCCTATAgattcaaatctgccatgaatAATGATTTTTATGAGGGAGTCATCCAGTATCGTACCATATGCCCTTCATTTCTCGCTGATTTGCCATctttgaaaagaaaag ATGATTCTACTGCTCTTTCCACTGAGGGTACTTCCATCTCCACTGAGAAGAAATCCACTCTGCTGAATGTGGTCAGGGATGTTGCTCAAGAGTTTGTCTCCCAATCGAATCACTTGATTGAATTGAGCAAAGAGAAAAGGAAGCTGGCTAGCAAGCTTGAGAACTTCCTGAAGAAATCAAGGGATAGGGTGGCTGTACTGATGACTTTCATTGACAaccttcaaaatgatgaagacattGCCACGGATATTGAAGAGGAAGCTGCTTCGGAggggaatggttctgatgcctag